From a region of the Streptomyces tirandamycinicus genome:
- a CDS encoding dipeptidase — MSDTPDNAVRTYIAEHRAAFLGDLAEWLRIPSVSAQPEHDKDVRRSAEWLAAKLGDTGFPTAEVWEVPPAAPGAAQGAPAVFAEWPSGDPDAPTVLVYGHHDVQPAAREDGWDTDPFEPVVRDGRMYGRGAADDKGQVLFHTLGVRAHLAATGRTSPAVNLKLLVEGEEESGSPHFRALVEQRRDRLAADVVIVSDTGMWSETTPTVCTGMRGLADCEIALYGPDQDIHSGSFGGAVPNPATVAARIVAALHDEHERVAVPGFYDGVRELTATERELLAELPFDESEWLRTAKSYGTLGEAGHTTLERIWARPTAEVNGMGGGYQGPGGKTIIPASARLKLSFRLVAGQDPDRVEDAVRTWVESRVPAGIRHEITFGAATRPCLTPLDHPALRSLARSMSRAFDGQKIRFTREGGSGPAADLQDVLGAPVLFLGISVPSDGWHAPNEKVELALLLKGVETAAYLWGDLPGALH, encoded by the coding sequence ATGAGCGACACTCCGGACAACGCCGTCCGTACGTACATAGCGGAGCACCGCGCGGCCTTCCTCGGCGACCTCGCCGAGTGGCTGCGCATCCCGTCCGTCTCCGCGCAGCCTGAGCACGACAAGGACGTACGGCGAAGTGCGGAGTGGCTGGCGGCGAAGCTCGGCGACACAGGCTTCCCGACCGCCGAGGTCTGGGAGGTCCCCCCGGCCGCGCCGGGAGCCGCCCAGGGAGCCCCGGCCGTTTTCGCCGAGTGGCCGTCCGGCGACCCGGACGCTCCCACGGTGCTCGTCTACGGCCACCACGACGTGCAGCCCGCCGCCCGGGAGGACGGCTGGGACACCGACCCCTTCGAACCGGTCGTCAGGGACGGGCGGATGTACGGCCGGGGCGCCGCCGACGACAAGGGCCAGGTCCTCTTCCACACCCTCGGCGTGCGCGCCCACCTGGCCGCCACGGGCCGCACGAGCCCGGCCGTGAACCTCAAGCTGCTCGTTGAGGGCGAGGAGGAGTCCGGCTCACCGCACTTCCGCGCCCTGGTCGAGCAGCGCCGGGACCGGCTCGCCGCCGATGTCGTGATCGTCTCCGACACGGGCATGTGGTCGGAGACGACCCCCACCGTGTGCACCGGCATGCGCGGTCTCGCCGACTGCGAGATCGCGCTGTACGGACCGGACCAGGACATCCACTCCGGATCCTTCGGCGGTGCCGTGCCCAACCCGGCCACCGTCGCCGCCCGGATCGTCGCGGCGCTGCACGACGAGCACGAGCGGGTGGCGGTGCCCGGCTTCTACGACGGTGTCCGCGAGCTGACCGCGACCGAGCGCGAACTGCTCGCCGAGCTGCCGTTCGACGAGTCCGAGTGGCTGCGCACGGCCAAGTCGTACGGGACGCTCGGCGAGGCGGGCCACACCACTCTGGAGCGCATCTGGGCCCGCCCGACCGCAGAGGTCAACGGCATGGGCGGCGGCTACCAGGGGCCCGGAGGGAAGACGATCATTCCGGCCTCGGCCCGGCTCAAGCTCTCCTTCCGGCTGGTCGCGGGCCAGGACCCGGACCGGGTGGAGGACGCGGTGCGCACCTGGGTCGAGTCCAGGGTGCCCGCGGGCATCCGCCACGAGATCACCTTCGGCGCGGCGACCCGGCCCTGCCTGACGCCCCTGGACCACCCCGCCCTGCGGTCGCTCGCCCGGTCGATGAGCCGCGCCTTCGACGGGCAGAAGATCCGCTTCACGCGGGAGGGCGGGTCGGGGCCCGCCGCCGACCTCCAGGACGTGCTCGGTGCCCCGGTCCTGTTCCTGGGCATCTCCGTACCGTCCGACGGCTGGCACGCGCCCAACGAGAAGGTCGAGCTGGCCCTGCTGCTGAAGGGCGTCGAAACCGCCGCGTACCTGTGGGGCGACCTGCCCGGCGCCCTCCACTGA
- the nudC gene encoding NAD(+) diphosphatase, whose product MSTFDHVADGRPIGLTAPSGIDRAAHHRLDEAWLAAAWSHPTTRVFVVSGGQVLVDDTPDGGTELVTTPAFEAPPTETHRYFLGTDGDGVSYFALQKDSLPGRMDQSARPAGLREAGLLLPPRDAGLMVHAVALENWQRLHRFCSRCGERTVIAAAGHIRRCPACGAEHYPRTDPAVIMLVTDEEDRALLGRQVHWPEGRFSTLAGFVEPGESIEQSVIREVYEEAGVTVGEVEYVASQPWPFPSSLMLGFMARATSSEVSVDGEEIQEARWFSREDLRAAFESGEVLPPYGISIASRLIELWYGKPLPKPGSPA is encoded by the coding sequence GTGAGCACCTTCGACCATGTCGCCGACGGCCGTCCCATCGGCCTCACCGCGCCCAGCGGCATCGACCGCGCCGCGCACCACCGACTCGACGAGGCATGGCTGGCTGCGGCGTGGAGCCACCCGACGACCCGGGTGTTCGTCGTCTCCGGGGGGCAGGTGCTGGTCGACGACACCCCCGACGGCGGCACCGAGCTGGTCACGACCCCGGCGTTCGAGGCGCCCCCCACCGAGACCCACCGGTACTTCCTCGGCACCGACGGGGACGGCGTCAGCTACTTCGCGCTGCAGAAGGACTCGCTGCCGGGCCGCATGGACCAGTCCGCCCGACCCGCCGGACTGCGTGAGGCCGGTCTGCTGCTGCCGCCCAGGGACGCGGGACTGATGGTCCACGCGGTCGCCCTGGAGAACTGGCAGCGGCTCCACCGGTTCTGCTCCCGCTGCGGCGAGCGGACCGTCATCGCGGCCGCCGGGCACATCCGCCGCTGCCCGGCCTGCGGCGCCGAGCACTACCCGCGTACGGACCCGGCCGTGATCATGCTCGTCACGGACGAGGAGGACCGGGCGCTGCTCGGCCGTCAGGTCCACTGGCCGGAAGGCCGCTTCTCCACGCTGGCGGGATTCGTCGAGCCCGGCGAGTCGATCGAGCAGTCGGTGATCCGGGAGGTGTACGAGGAGGCAGGCGTCACGGTCGGCGAGGTCGAGTACGTCGCCAGCCAGCCGTGGCCCTTCCCGTCCAGCCTGATGCTCGGCTTCATGGCCCGCGCCACCTCGTCCGAGGTCTCCGTGGACGGCGAGGAGATCCAGGAGGCCCGCTGGTTCTCCAGGGAGGATCTGCGGGCGGCCTTCGAGTCGGGGGAGGTCCTCCCCCCGTACGGCATCTCGATCGCCTCCCGGCTGATCGAGCTCTGGTACGGAAAGCCCCTGCCGAAGCCGGGTTCCCCCGCCTGA
- a CDS encoding mycoredoxin yields the protein MQGTLTMYSTTWCGYCRRLKSQLDREGISYVEINIEEDPQSAAFVEKANNGNQTVPTVLVVPPNGGENIVMTNPSLAQVKQALAI from the coding sequence ATGCAGGGAACTCTGACGATGTACAGCACCACCTGGTGCGGCTACTGCCGGCGGCTGAAGAGCCAGCTGGACCGCGAGGGGATCTCGTATGTCGAGATCAACATCGAGGAGGACCCGCAGTCGGCCGCGTTCGTCGAGAAGGCGAACAACGGCAACCAGACCGTCCCGACCGTCCTCGTGGTGCCGCCGAACGGCGGCGAGAACATCGTCATGACGAACCCCAGCCTGGCCCAGGTGAAGCAGGCCCTCGCGATCTGA
- a CDS encoding ATP-dependent DNA helicase UvrD2, whose product MTAATHSSLFPPVPESADAVLDGLDPEQRAVATALTGPVCVLAGAGTGKTRAITHRIAYGVRAGILQPASVLAVTFTNRAAGEMRGRLRQLGAGGVQARTFHSAALRQLQYFWPKAVGGELPRLLERKIQLVAEAAARCRVRLDRNELRDVTSEIEWAKVTQTVPADYPAAVAKSLRDAPRDPAEIGQIYALYEQLKRDRSVIDFEDVLLLTVGILQDRHDIADQIRRQYQHFVVDEYQDVSPLQQRLLELWLGDRESLCVVGDASQTIYSFTGATPDHLLNFRTRHPQATVVKLVRDYRSTPQVVHLANGLLGQARGRAAEHRLELVSQRDPGPEPSYTEYADEPAEAEGTARRIRDLIAAGVPAGEIAVLYRVNAQSEVYEQALADAGVPYQLRGAERFFERAEVREAGVALRGAARAGGNDALLDDAEDLPSQVRAVLSTKGWTTEPPTGSGAVRDRWESLAALVRLAEDFARGRPGAGLADLVAELDERAAAQHAPTVQGVTLASLHSAKGLEWDAVFLVGLTEGMMPITYAKTDEQVEEERRLLYVGVTRARLHLSLSWALSRSPGGRASRRPTRFLNGLRPGSAAPGPRAAGGAGGVERGDTGRRKRRGPVLCRVCGKTLTDAGEMKLMRCEDCPSDMDEALYERLREWRSEQARELGQPAYCVFTDKTLMAIAEAVPGSERELAAISGVGGRKLDRFGAVVLAICAGQEAGGGEEGD is encoded by the coding sequence GTGACAGCAGCAACGCACTCCTCTCTCTTCCCTCCGGTCCCCGAGTCCGCGGACGCTGTGCTCGACGGGCTCGACCCCGAGCAGCGGGCGGTCGCGACGGCCCTGACCGGCCCGGTGTGCGTCCTGGCCGGCGCCGGCACGGGCAAGACGCGGGCGATCACCCATCGCATCGCCTACGGGGTGCGGGCCGGGATACTCCAGCCTGCGAGTGTGCTGGCCGTCACGTTCACCAACCGTGCGGCGGGGGAGATGCGTGGCCGGCTGCGGCAGCTCGGTGCGGGGGGCGTGCAGGCCCGCACCTTCCACTCGGCCGCCCTGCGGCAGCTCCAGTACTTCTGGCCGAAAGCCGTCGGCGGGGAGTTGCCGAGGCTGCTGGAGCGCAAGATCCAGCTCGTCGCCGAGGCGGCCGCCCGCTGCCGTGTCCGGCTCGACCGCAACGAGCTGAGGGACGTGACCAGCGAGATCGAGTGGGCCAAGGTCACCCAGACCGTCCCCGCCGACTACCCGGCCGCCGTCGCCAAGTCCCTCAGGGACGCTCCGCGCGACCCCGCGGAGATCGGCCAGATCTATGCGCTGTACGAGCAGCTGAAGCGCGATCGATCGGTGATCGACTTCGAGGACGTCCTGCTGCTCACCGTAGGCATCCTCCAGGACCGCCACGACATCGCCGACCAGATCCGCCGTCAGTACCAGCACTTCGTGGTGGACGAGTACCAGGACGTGTCGCCGCTCCAGCAGCGGCTGCTGGAGCTGTGGCTCGGCGACCGGGAGAGCCTGTGCGTCGTCGGCGACGCCAGCCAGACGATCTACTCCTTCACCGGTGCCACTCCCGACCATCTGCTGAACTTCCGCACCCGTCACCCCCAGGCGACGGTGGTGAAACTCGTGCGCGACTACCGGTCGACCCCCCAGGTGGTCCATCTGGCCAACGGTCTGCTGGGGCAGGCACGCGGCCGCGCCGCGGAGCACCGCCTGGAGCTGGTCTCGCAGCGCGACCCGGGCCCGGAGCCGTCCTACACGGAGTACGCGGACGAGCCCGCCGAGGCCGAGGGCACCGCCCGCCGGATCCGCGACCTGATCGCCGCGGGCGTCCCGGCCGGTGAGATCGCCGTGCTGTACCGGGTCAACGCCCAGTCCGAGGTCTACGAGCAGGCCCTCGCCGACGCGGGTGTGCCCTACCAGCTGCGCGGCGCGGAGCGCTTCTTCGAGCGAGCCGAGGTCCGGGAGGCCGGCGTCGCGCTTCGGGGAGCGGCCCGCGCCGGGGGCAACGACGCCCTGCTGGACGACGCGGAGGATCTGCCCTCGCAGGTCCGGGCCGTACTGTCCACCAAGGGCTGGACCACCGAGCCGCCCACCGGCTCGGGTGCGGTGCGCGACCGCTGGGAGTCGCTGGCCGCCCTCGTCCGGCTGGCCGAGGACTTCGCGCGCGGCAGGCCCGGGGCCGGCCTCGCCGACCTGGTCGCCGAGCTCGACGAGCGCGCCGCGGCCCAGCACGCCCCGACGGTCCAGGGCGTCACCCTGGCCTCACTCCACTCGGCCAAGGGACTGGAGTGGGACGCCGTGTTCCTGGTCGGGCTCACCGAGGGGATGATGCCGATCACCTACGCCAAGACCGACGAACAGGTCGAGGAGGAGCGCCGGCTCCTGTACGTCGGCGTCACCCGCGCCCGGCTCCATCTTTCGCTCTCCTGGGCGCTCTCCCGTTCGCCCGGCGGACGTGCCTCCCGCCGCCCCACCCGCTTCCTGAACGGGCTCAGGCCCGGCTCCGCGGCCCCGGGCCCCCGAGCGGCCGGCGGCGCCGGAGGCGTCGAGCGCGGCGACACCGGCCGGCGGAAGCGGCGCGGCCCGGTGCTGTGCCGGGTGTGCGGAAAGACGCTCACCGACGCCGGCGAGATGAAGCTGATGCGCTGTGAGGACTGCCCCTCGGACATGGACGAGGCGCTGTACGAGCGGCTTCGCGAGTGGCGCTCGGAGCAAGCCAGGGAGCTGGGCCAGCCGGCGTACTGCGTCTTCACCGACAAGACCCTCATGGCGATCGCCGAGGCCGTGCCCGGCAGCGAGCGGGAGCTTGCCGCGATCTCCGGGGTGGGGGGACGCAAGCTGGACCGTTTCGGCGCCGTCGTCCTGGCCATCTGCGCAGGCCAGGAGGCCGGGGGCGGCGAGGAGGGCGACTGA
- a CDS encoding WhiB family transcriptional regulator gives MQLEAHAPSVPPSQTIPPPGLTEDSTLTPLTALSALDDAIESLGAPVPCRSYDPEVFFAESPADVEYAKSLCRTCPLVEACLAGAKERREPWGVWGGELFVQGVVVARKRPRGRPRKNPVAA, from the coding sequence GTGCAACTCGAAGCGCACGCCCCGTCCGTACCGCCTTCCCAAACGATCCCCCCGCCCGGTCTCACGGAGGACTCCACCTTGACCCCCCTCACCGCGCTCTCCGCGCTCGACGACGCCATCGAGAGCCTCGGCGCACCCGTCCCCTGCCGTTCCTACGACCCGGAGGTCTTCTTCGCCGAGTCGCCGGCGGACGTCGAGTACGCCAAGTCCCTCTGCCGCACCTGCCCGCTGGTCGAGGCCTGCCTCGCCGGTGCCAAGGAGCGGCGTGAGCCCTGGGGCGTCTGGGGCGGAGAGCTCTTCGTCCAGGGTGTGGTCGTCGCCCGCAAGCGGCCGCGTGGCCGCCCGCGCAAGAACCCGGTCGCGGCATGA
- a CDS encoding ABC1 kinase family protein, with the protein MSDLPRKAVTRTAKLAALPLGFAGRATWSLGKRIGGRSAEIVARELQQRTAEQLFRVLGELKGGAMKFGQALSVFESALPEEVAGPYRAALTKLQDAAPPMPTRTVHEALAERLGDDWRTLFLEFEDKPAAAASIGQVHRAVWHDGREVAVKVQYPGAGEALLSDLSQLSRFARLLGPLIPGMDVKPLIAELRDRVSEELDYELEARAQREHAAEFAGDPDVVVPDVVHQADQVLVTEWIDGTPLAEVISGGTQEQRDRAGQLLARFLFSGPARTGLLHADPHPGNFRLLPPAGTAEGEGDPAGWRLGVLDFGTVDRLPGGLPRTIGDSLRMTLAREAEAVYGVLCEEGFVKESIDLDPDAVLEYLLPIIEPAEADRFTFTRGWMRTQAARIADPRSPAHQLGKQLNLPPSYLLIHRVTLSTIGVLCQLNATVRLRDELESWLPGFLAGPETGPETGSETGAEAGGVTAEV; encoded by the coding sequence ATGTCTGATCTTCCCCGGAAGGCGGTCACCCGTACGGCCAAGTTGGCCGCTCTGCCACTGGGCTTCGCCGGCCGCGCCACATGGAGCCTGGGCAAGCGGATCGGCGGCAGATCCGCGGAGATCGTGGCACGCGAGTTGCAGCAGCGCACGGCGGAGCAACTGTTCAGGGTGCTCGGCGAGCTGAAGGGCGGCGCGATGAAGTTCGGGCAGGCCCTGTCCGTCTTCGAGTCGGCTCTGCCCGAAGAGGTGGCCGGGCCCTACCGGGCCGCGCTCACCAAGCTCCAGGACGCCGCTCCCCCGATGCCGACGCGCACGGTCCACGAGGCGCTGGCGGAGCGGCTGGGCGACGACTGGCGCACACTCTTCCTGGAGTTCGAGGACAAGCCCGCGGCGGCCGCGTCCATCGGCCAGGTCCACCGAGCGGTCTGGCACGACGGGCGCGAGGTCGCGGTTAAGGTCCAGTACCCGGGGGCAGGAGAGGCCCTGCTGTCGGACCTGTCCCAGCTGAGCCGGTTCGCGAGACTGCTGGGACCGCTGATCCCGGGGATGGACGTCAAGCCGCTGATCGCCGAGCTACGCGACCGGGTGTCGGAGGAGCTGGACTACGAACTGGAGGCCCGCGCCCAGCGGGAGCACGCGGCGGAGTTCGCGGGCGATCCCGACGTGGTGGTGCCCGACGTGGTGCACCAGGCCGACCAGGTGCTGGTCACCGAGTGGATCGACGGGACTCCGCTGGCCGAGGTGATCAGCGGCGGCACGCAGGAGCAGCGGGACCGTGCCGGCCAGTTGCTGGCACGGTTCCTGTTCTCCGGCCCCGCCCGGACGGGGCTGCTGCACGCCGATCCGCATCCGGGGAACTTCCGGCTGCTGCCACCGGCCGGTACGGCGGAGGGGGAGGGAGATCCGGCCGGGTGGCGGCTCGGCGTCCTGGACTTCGGCACGGTGGACCGGCTGCCCGGCGGACTTCCCCGGACGATCGGCGACTCGCTCCGGATGACTCTGGCGAGGGAGGCCGAAGCGGTCTACGGGGTGCTGTGCGAGGAGGGCTTCGTCAAGGAGTCGATCGACCTCGACCCGGACGCGGTGCTGGAGTATCTGCTGCCGATCATCGAACCCGCGGAGGCGGACCGGTTCACCTTCACCCGCGGCTGGATGCGGACCCAGGCCGCTCGGATAGCGGATCCCCGTTCCCCCGCGCACCAGTTGGGCAAGCAGCTCAATCTGCCGCCGTCCTATCTGCTGATCCACCGTGTGACGCTGAGCACGATAGGCGTGCTCTGCCAGCTGAACGCCACCGTACGGCTCCGGGACGAACTCGAGTCCTGGCTGCCCGGCTTCCTTGCCGGCCCCGAGACCGGCCCCGAGACCGGCAGCGAGACCGGTGCCGAGGCCGGCGGCGTTACGGCGGAGGTCTGA
- a CDS encoding TOMM precursor leader peptide-binding protein: MHPVVKPALRRAWRDLRYVQFGMTAAHAVVMGPVDTATGSLLSRFDGTRGLPRLRAEARAMGLPDGHVDALLERLTEAGLVDDVTGGGPAVSALRKRKEAYDRLRPDLASLSVVHPEPGGGAARLAARGAMRVQVRGAGRVGAALAAVLSASGVGRVDVLDGGRVEPWDVAPGGLPAEAVGERRAVSARQLVLRSAPGRGRRTARCSDGDPPEPPPLSLVIVTPRDGFPAYAPDPVAAEDWMATGTPHLYAGVVEASGVVGPLVLPGGSACAGCLALGRADRDPVWPRMAAQWRTPRHRGSSPGPCDLGLATAVAGMAASHALSFLDGELPACTGTRWEVSLPLLEWRSRRIRPHRDCPCGAAGQTEGERASGAGTPHDTMAGAAASTERFRMTDAARQLGIGGAHV, encoded by the coding sequence GTGCATCCGGTGGTGAAGCCCGCACTGCGGCGGGCATGGCGGGATCTGCGCTATGTGCAGTTCGGGATGACGGCGGCGCATGCCGTGGTGATGGGTCCGGTGGACACGGCGACCGGCAGCCTGCTGTCGCGGTTCGACGGCACGCGGGGGCTGCCCCGGCTGCGAGCGGAGGCCCGGGCGATGGGGCTGCCAGACGGCCACGTCGACGCCCTGCTGGAGCGGCTGACCGAGGCGGGCCTGGTGGACGACGTGACGGGCGGCGGTCCGGCGGTCTCCGCGCTGCGGAAGCGGAAGGAGGCGTACGACCGGCTGCGGCCGGACCTGGCGTCGCTGTCGGTGGTCCATCCCGAACCGGGCGGCGGCGCGGCCCGGCTGGCCGCCCGCGGCGCGATGCGGGTACAGGTGCGCGGCGCGGGCCGGGTCGGTGCGGCACTCGCCGCCGTGCTGTCCGCCTCCGGGGTGGGCCGGGTGGACGTGCTGGACGGGGGGCGTGTGGAGCCGTGGGACGTGGCGCCGGGCGGGCTGCCGGCGGAGGCCGTCGGCGAACGCAGGGCCGTGTCCGCCCGGCAGCTCGTGCTCCGGTCCGCCCCGGGCAGGGGGCGGCGAACCGCCCGGTGCTCCGACGGCGACCCGCCGGAGCCACCGCCCCTCTCCCTGGTGATCGTCACCCCGCGCGACGGCTTCCCCGCGTACGCCCCGGACCCGGTGGCCGCCGAGGACTGGATGGCCACCGGGACTCCCCATCTGTACGCGGGTGTTGTCGAGGCGTCCGGCGTGGTCGGCCCGCTGGTGCTGCCGGGCGGCTCGGCGTGCGCCGGCTGTCTCGCGCTGGGGCGGGCCGACCGGGATCCGGTGTGGCCGCGGATGGCTGCCCAGTGGCGTACGCCCCGTCACCGGGGATCGAGCCCGGGTCCGTGCGACCTCGGACTCGCCACGGCGGTCGCCGGCATGGCGGCCTCGCACGCCCTGTCGTTCCTGGACGGTGAGCTGCCGGCCTGCACGGGCACCCGCTGGGAGGTCTCGCTGCCGCTGCTCGAGTGGCGGTCACGGCGGATCCGGCCCCACCGTGACTGCCCCTGCGGGGCGGCTGGGCAGACTGAGGGGGAGCGCGCCTCGGGGGCGGGGACGCCGCACGACACAATGGCCGGGGCAGCGGCGTCGACGGAGCGGTTCCGGATGACGGACGCGGCACGGCAGCTGGGAATTGGAGGGGCGCATGTCTGA
- a CDS encoding M48 family metallopeptidase: MPADRPLRAPSQHRSTTAQPSHHAATSAVEVRRSARRRRTVSAYRDGDRTVVLIPARMTEAEEQRWVTVMLDKLAAQESRRTLGDGELAERARRLSEQYLDGRARPASVRWVTNQNTRWGSCTPAEGSIRLSHRLKGMPEYVVDYVLLHELAHLLVPGHGPRFWRLLDGYPRTERARGYLEGVVAADRLPHLPAARGE, translated from the coding sequence GTGCCCGCCGACCGACCGCTCCGCGCCCCGAGCCAGCACCGCAGTACCACCGCCCAGCCCTCCCACCACGCCGCGACGAGCGCGGTCGAGGTCCGCCGCAGCGCCAGGCGCCGCAGAACGGTCTCCGCGTACCGGGACGGCGACCGGACCGTCGTGCTCATCCCGGCCCGGATGACCGAGGCCGAGGAGCAGCGCTGGGTGACGGTGATGCTGGACAAGCTCGCGGCCCAGGAGAGCAGGCGGACCCTGGGCGACGGGGAACTGGCGGAGCGCGCCCGCCGGCTCTCCGAGCAGTACCTGGACGGCCGCGCGCGGCCGGCGTCGGTGCGCTGGGTGACCAACCAGAACACCCGCTGGGGGTCGTGCACTCCCGCGGAGGGCAGCATCCGCCTCTCGCACCGGCTGAAGGGCATGCCCGAGTACGTGGTGGACTATGTGCTCCTCCACGAGCTGGCCCACCTGCTGGTGCCCGGCCACGGGCCCCGCTTCTGGCGGCTCCTCGACGGGTACCCGCGCACCGAGCGCGCCCGCGGCTACCTGGAGGGAGTGGTCGCCGCGGACCGGCTGCCCCATCTGCCCGCCGCCCGCGGCGAGTGA
- a CDS encoding TerD family protein, producing the protein MAREFQRGHKAKISDLTPGTDLYVGVQISAPGLSFDISCFGLDADERLSDDRYFVFFNQPKSPEESIQLLGAQAGDTESFRVTLDRLPAHIHRLSFTATVDGAGDMSQIGPGYIRIVAGGEEVVRYAFTGAEFSTERAVMLGDFYLKGVWRFAAVGQGFDGGLDALLKNFGGEVAEEEPAPQQPPQAVPGFAPPAAPAPAAAPPPFGVPAAPPAPQAGRPPQPAPGFGAPAPADPQVHSAPTIAAPMTPPVGTVPPQAPPPSYGQPPQQPQFGQIPGPPAGQVPPAPPAAYGQQPAPYGVPGVPQGVPQGVPQTGPGLQAALQPYKELPTGQRWTPQNQQLMRVDLAMGGTSVLARQGSMVMYQGKVDFGYKGAGFSGRIVGNATGQEMQLMRCSGRGQVFLAEGGAHLHPIELQGDAICVSAENVLAFDESLQHEVRRIEGHGIPGGALFTMQFQGTGTVVVKTHGTPVVLPVTPTTFADSNAVVAWSAASQVILSSQVRLRRNAYPGHSGETVNLQFRGAPGNFVVVQPYEV; encoded by the coding sequence ATGGCCAGGGAATTCCAACGCGGCCACAAGGCCAAGATCAGTGACCTGACACCGGGGACCGATCTGTACGTGGGCGTGCAGATCTCCGCCCCCGGGCTGAGCTTCGACATCAGCTGTTTCGGGCTCGACGCCGACGAACGGCTCTCGGACGACCGCTATTTCGTCTTCTTCAACCAGCCGAAGTCACCCGAGGAGTCCATTCAGCTGCTCGGTGCGCAGGCCGGCGACACGGAGTCGTTCCGGGTCACCCTGGACCGCCTGCCGGCGCACATCCACCGGCTGTCGTTCACCGCGACCGTCGACGGTGCCGGTGACATGTCGCAGATCGGCCCCGGGTACATCCGGATCGTCGCGGGTGGCGAGGAAGTCGTCCGCTACGCCTTCACCGGCGCGGAGTTCTCCACCGAACGCGCCGTGATGCTGGGCGACTTCTACCTCAAGGGCGTCTGGCGGTTCGCCGCCGTCGGCCAGGGCTTCGACGGCGGCCTCGACGCGCTGCTGAAGAACTTCGGCGGCGAGGTGGCCGAGGAGGAGCCCGCTCCGCAGCAGCCGCCGCAGGCCGTGCCCGGGTTCGCCCCGCCGGCCGCTCCCGCCCCCGCCGCCGCTCCCCCTCCGTTCGGGGTTCCCGCGGCGCCTCCGGCCCCGCAGGCCGGCCGGCCGCCGCAGCCCGCGCCCGGGTTCGGCGCGCCCGCACCGGCCGACCCGCAGGTGCACTCCGCGCCGACGATCGCCGCCCCGATGACCCCGCCGGTCGGCACGGTGCCGCCGCAGGCGCCGCCGCCCTCGTACGGACAGCCCCCGCAGCAGCCGCAGTTCGGGCAGATCCCGGGCCCGCCCGCGGGGCAGGTGCCCCCGGCGCCACCGGCCGCGTACGGGCAGCAGCCCGCCCCGTACGGCGTGCCCGGCGTCCCCCAGGGCGTCCCCCAGGGAGTCCCGCAGACCGGCCCGGGCCTCCAGGCGGCCCTCCAGCCGTACAAGGAACTCCCCACCGGCCAGCGGTGGACCCCGCAGAACCAGCAGCTCATGCGCGTCGACCTGGCCATGGGCGGCACATCCGTGCTCGCCCGCCAGGGCAGCATGGTCATGTACCAGGGCAAGGTCGACTTCGGCTACAAGGGCGCCGGCTTCTCCGGCCGGATCGTCGGCAACGCCACGGGCCAGGAGATGCAGCTGATGCGCTGCAGCGGCCGCGGCCAGGTCTTCCTCGCCGAGGGCGGCGCGCATCTGCATCCCATCGAGCTCCAGGGGGACGCGATCTGCGTCTCCGCGGAGAACGTGCTCGCCTTCGACGAGTCGCTGCAGCACGAGGTCCGCCGTATCGAGGGACACGGCATACCCGGCGGGGCGCTGTTCACCATGCAGTTCCAGGGCACCGGCACGGTCGTCGTCAAGACCCACGGCACCCCGGTGGTCCTCCCGGTGACGCCCACCACGTTCGCCGACTCCAACGCCGTCGTGGCCTGGTCGGCGGCGTCCCAGGTGATCCTCTCCAGCCAGGTGCGGCTGCGCCGCAACGCCTACCCCGGCCACAGCGGAGAGACCGTGAACCTCCAGTTCCGGGGAGCCCCCGGCAACTTCGTCGTCGTCCAGCCCTACGAGGTCTGA
- a CDS encoding AIM24 family protein — translation MNQQLAGFAPTPVVARMENHGRTMLKVAMASGQDLFARAGSMVAYEGFIQYEPNPPAVRQIAGQWVTGEGAPIMKCSGDGLLYLADYGADVVVVNLDNDSISVNGTNLLAFDAHLQWGVERVKGLAKFAGQGLWNITVSGTGWVALTSRGTPVVVDCGRGEDETYVDPDALVAWSPNLKVKGKRSFKASSLIGRGSGEAFQMAFSGQGIVVVQPSEDSTDRLRVRG, via the coding sequence ATGAACCAGCAACTCGCGGGCTTCGCCCCGACGCCCGTGGTGGCCCGGATGGAGAACCACGGCCGCACGATGCTCAAGGTCGCCATGGCCTCCGGCCAGGACCTGTTCGCCCGTGCCGGCTCGATGGTCGCCTACGAGGGCTTCATCCAGTACGAGCCGAACCCGCCCGCCGTCCGGCAGATCGCCGGCCAGTGGGTCACCGGCGAGGGCGCGCCCATCATGAAGTGCTCCGGAGACGGACTGCTCTACCTCGCCGATTACGGCGCCGACGTCGTGGTCGTCAACCTCGACAACGACTCGATCTCGGTCAACGGCACCAATCTGCTGGCCTTCGACGCGCATCTGCAGTGGGGCGTCGAGAGGGTCAAGGGCCTCGCCAAGTTCGCGGGCCAGGGGCTGTGGAACATCACGGTCTCGGGTACCGGGTGGGTCGCGCTCACCTCGCGCGGCACGCCCGTCGTCGTGGACTGCGGCCGCGGCGAGGACGAGACCTACGTCGACCCGGACGCCCTCGTGGCCTGGTCGCCGAACCTGAAGGTGAAGGGCAAGCGCAGCTTCAAGGCCTCCTCCCTGATCGGGCGGGGCAGCGGAGAGGCCTTCCAGATGGCCTTCTCGGGCCAGGGCATCGTCGTCGTACAGCCGAGTGAGGACAGCACCGACCGACTGCGGGTCCGGGGCTGA